CGGCTCGACCAGGGGCGCGAGACGTTCCGCGACCTCCGCAGGGAAGGGCACGGCCCTCCCCTCACCGACGTGCAGCGCCAGGATCTCCTCCGTCGCGACGACCGTGGCCGCGACCGCCATCTCGTGGCACAGGTGCAGCTTCTTCGCGCCGGCCCCGACCACCGTGGTCGCGATCGCGAGCTCGGCGCCGGCACCCACCTCGTCGAGGTAGCGGACGTGCGCTTCGACCGTGTACAGCGAGCACCCCGTACGCGCGCGGTACGTCTCGTCGAGACCGACCCGGTCCATCAGCGCGTCGGTGGCGAAGCCGAACGCGAGCACGTAGTACGCCTCGCTCAGGTGGCCGTTGTAGTCGATCCACTCCGGCCGGACACGGACCCTCACGCCGCTCCCCCGCGTACGCCCTCGACGGCGCGCATCACGGCGATGAGCG
This genomic interval from Streptosporangiales bacterium contains the following:
- a CDS encoding thioesterase is translated as MRVRVRPEWIDYNGHLSEAYYVLAFGFATDALMDRVGLDETYRARTGCSLYTVEAHVRYLDEVGAGAELAIATTVVGAGAKKLHLCHEMAVAATVVATEEILALHVGEGRAVPFPAEVAERLAPLVEPPPSYAGRAITDP